One genomic window of Archaeoglobus neptunius includes the following:
- a CDS encoding winged helix-turn-helix domain-containing protein — MDKSELLKRKQEWLEKIKKEGKLRDPTEDHKIGLIALQNKIRREILKFIGIGSKRTFGEIKEMFRLSDTQAKMHLDLLEQALFVESFDENGKKCYALTPRGKAYLENVEWR, encoded by the coding sequence ATGGACAAGAGCGAACTGCTGAAGAGAAAGCAGGAGTGGCTCGAAAAGATTAAAAAGGAAGGGAAGCTGAGAGATCCAACGGAAGATCACAAAATAGGTTTGATCGCTCTGCAGAACAAGATAAGAAGAGAGATCCTAAAATTTATCGGAATCGGTAGCAAAAGGACTTTTGGTGAGATAAAAGAGATGTTCAGACTCAGCGATACTCAAGCCAAGATGCATTTGGATTTACTTGAGCAAGCTTTGTTTGTCGAATCTTTCGATGAGAATGGCAAGAAGTGTTATGCACTAACGCCAAGAGGAAAAGCTTATCTTGAAAATGTGGAGTGGAGGTGA
- a CDS encoding acyl-CoA dehydrogenase family protein, translating to MNFELTQEQRDIKNAAREFATNEFTKERAEEYDRNEEFPFDLWKKACELGFIGVHFPEEYGGAGMGVLENILIVEEFCRADSTIGSAIILSDFSSEVVMRFGSEEQKKEVLPKVASGNAITAGCYTEPEAGSDLTAIKTKAEKDGDEWVINGTKTFITNGPIADYYVVLAVTNPDAQPRYRGFTTFLVKKDTPGLSTNKITGKLGIRSSPTAEVVFKDVRVDDSAVIGELNRGFYQVLEFFDESRIEIAAQALGIAQGAFDRIVGYVKQRKQFGQPIGAFQALQHRIADMKTQLEAARLLIYKAAWNYDQGRIDPELTSMAKYYAGKLAVRISDEAVQMHGGYGYIAEYEVERFFRDAKITEIYEGTKEVQLNTIARSVIGKFK from the coding sequence ATGAACTTTGAGCTTACTCAGGAACAGAGGGATATTAAGAATGCTGCAAGAGAGTTTGCAACAAATGAATTCACCAAGGAGAGAGCTGAAGAGTATGACAGAAACGAGGAGTTCCCATTTGATCTGTGGAAAAAAGCCTGCGAGCTGGGTTTTATCGGGGTACACTTCCCCGAAGAGTATGGTGGAGCAGGAATGGGCGTTCTTGAGAACATTTTGATAGTCGAGGAATTCTGCAGAGCGGACAGCACGATAGGCAGTGCCATAATTCTCTCGGATTTCTCGTCTGAGGTTGTGATGAGGTTTGGCAGCGAGGAACAGAAAAAGGAGGTTCTGCCAAAGGTCGCATCGGGAAATGCCATAACTGCCGGCTGTTATACAGAACCTGAGGCTGGCAGCGATTTGACTGCAATAAAAACGAAGGCGGAGAAAGATGGCGATGAATGGGTGATTAACGGTACGAAGACGTTCATCACAAACGGCCCGATAGCCGATTATTACGTGGTGCTGGCTGTAACAAATCCCGATGCTCAGCCCCGCTACAGAGGCTTCACAACATTTCTGGTAAAAAAGGATACTCCCGGACTCAGCACGAACAAGATCACAGGAAAACTTGGTATAAGGTCGTCTCCAACAGCCGAGGTTGTTTTCAAGGATGTCAGGGTTGACGATTCAGCGGTAATCGGGGAACTGAACAGGGGATTCTATCAGGTTCTTGAGTTCTTCGATGAAAGCAGGATTGAGATCGCAGCTCAGGCCTTGGGCATTGCTCAGGGTGCTTTTGACAGAATTGTTGGTTACGTTAAGCAGAGGAAGCAGTTTGGGCAACCAATAGGAGCTTTTCAGGCACTTCAGCACAGAATAGCCGACATGAAAACTCAGCTTGAAGCAGCAAGACTGCTTATCTACAAGGCAGCCTGGAATTATGATCAGGGCAGGATTGATCCGGAGCTGACCTCAATGGCGAAATACTATGCAGGAAAGCTCGCTGTCAGGATATCTGATGAGGCTGTGCAGATGCACGGTGGGTATGGTTATATAGCTGAATACGAGGTCGAGAGATTTTTCAGGGACGCAAAGATAACAGAAATTTATGAGGGCACGAAGGAAGTCCAGTTAAACACAATAGCGAGAAGCGTAATAGGCAAATTCAAGTAG
- a CDS encoding DUF373 family protein yields MVKKVVLVIDRDDDLGQKAGISSPVIGKDNVVSAAVRLGTADPEDSDVNALFAAVKVYDELKNAGEDVEVVVVCGDKSVGVVSDSKIADQLDRVMMRLHPSSAIVVTDGSEDEFVLPIISSRVKIDSVHRVVVKQSRTIESTYFMIRRMLNDPKIARITLAPIGMIFLVYAIFLVLQHPEWGLGGIIFFLGIYFMVKAYGWEKNIGEFLDSVRISLVEGRLSFVFYVTSAILLIISIVNGFNASANIINPSEAVANFVFFSTWWFVLSGIFSLLAKAADAYAENRKVSKYFTMIFLLIAFGLLVWASSSYVLNPKSPNSIQQLGGAIFGAILIAAIGVFTLRRF; encoded by the coding sequence ATGGTGAAAAAGGTTGTTCTGGTTATAGACAGGGACGATGACCTCGGTCAAAAAGCTGGCATATCTTCACCTGTAATCGGAAAGGATAATGTGGTTTCTGCGGCAGTAAGGCTTGGAACTGCTGATCCCGAAGATTCGGATGTGAACGCTCTGTTTGCGGCTGTTAAGGTTTATGATGAACTCAAGAATGCCGGAGAAGATGTGGAGGTTGTGGTGGTTTGCGGGGACAAGAGTGTTGGTGTCGTTTCGGATTCTAAAATTGCCGACCAGCTGGACAGGGTGATGATGCGCCTCCACCCGTCAAGTGCGATTGTTGTTACAGACGGATCGGAGGACGAGTTCGTGCTGCCAATAATTTCATCGAGGGTTAAGATCGATTCAGTTCACAGGGTGGTGGTAAAGCAAAGCAGGACGATAGAGAGCACGTACTTCATGATCAGAAGAATGTTAAACGATCCGAAAATTGCAAGAATTACCCTCGCACCGATAGGTATGATATTTCTCGTGTATGCCATATTTCTGGTTTTACAGCATCCTGAGTGGGGTCTGGGAGGTATAATCTTCTTCCTGGGGATTTATTTCATGGTAAAAGCCTATGGCTGGGAGAAGAATATCGGCGAGTTCTTGGATTCTGTAAGGATATCTCTTGTTGAGGGTAGACTATCGTTTGTGTTTTACGTCACATCTGCAATTCTGCTTATCATCAGTATAGTCAACGGATTCAATGCTTCTGCGAACATCATAAATCCGTCGGAGGCTGTGGCAAACTTCGTATTTTTCAGCACCTGGTGGTTTGTTCTTTCGGGCATATTTTCCCTGCTGGCAAAGGCTGCCGATGCCTACGCAGAGAACAGAAAGGTTTCAAAGTACTTTACGATGATATTCCTTCTCATCGCCTTTGGTCTGCTCGTCTGGGCGTCCTCGTCATATGTGCTGAACCCCAAATCTCCAAACTCTATCCAGCAGCTAGGAGGTGCTATATTTGGAGCGATACTTATCGCTGCTATCGGAGTTTTCACTCTAAGAAGGTTTTGA
- a CDS encoding ATP-binding protein, translated as MRQRRELTEDIEIGQVIGVRRKIIAIDREMCIGCGRCVNACPTSALTLEDEKAKLVDEKLCDGYGSCIAVCPSNALYIEIRDAEPFDWSILERIDFDSFLEKLAKHHKPAEL; from the coding sequence TTGAGGCAGAGAAGAGAGCTCACAGAGGACATTGAGATTGGACAGGTGATCGGTGTGAGGAGGAAGATAATAGCGATCGATAGAGAGATGTGCATAGGGTGTGGCAGGTGCGTCAATGCCTGCCCCACATCAGCCTTAACTCTCGAAGACGAAAAGGCGAAGCTCGTTGATGAGAAACTGTGCGATGGATATGGATCATGCATAGCAGTCTGCCCCAGCAATGCTCTGTACATCGAAATCAGAGATGCCGAACCGTTTGACTGGAGCATTCTGGAGAGAATAGATTTTGATTCCTTCCTTGAAAAGCTTGCGAAGCACCACAAGCCTGCAGAGCTATGA
- a CDS encoding ATP-binding protein: protein MKILVCGKGACGKSVVVALIAKELAKEGRVLVVDTDESNFGMYRNFGVEYPKDFMEFLGGKDVVRTKVVIEQRCSKKLRNSR, encoded by the coding sequence ATGAAAATACTGGTGTGCGGTAAAGGTGCTTGCGGAAAGAGTGTTGTGGTTGCCTTAATTGCAAAAGAACTTGCGAAAGAAGGTAGGGTTCTTGTTGTTGATACAGATGAGTCCAATTTCGGTATGTACAGAAATTTCGGTGTTGAGTATCCCAAAGACTTTATGGAGTTCTTAGGAGGCAAGGATGTCGTAAGAACAAAAGTAGTGATAGAACAAAGATGTTCAAAGAAATTACGAAATTCCAGATGA
- the larE gene encoding ATP-dependent sacrificial sulfur transferase LarE, whose amino-acid sequence MEEKLEKLRNFISSFESVAVAFSGGVDSSTLLALTKEVNEEVIAVTAISPTTPRKDLRDAERIAREIGVKHEFIETNELEIDEFVRNPPDRCYYCKKNLLTALVNFARRRGIQAVFEGTNADELKGHRPGFRAVEEFGMVYSPWAMFGFAKKEIREIARQRGFSFADKPSMACLASRIPFGESITQERLRRVEKAEELIVEIVNVRELRVRDFGSMAVIEVGKSERRKLFSEVVMDSIVDGLKKLGYEYILFDMEGYRTGKLSGFKGHRRSEEG is encoded by the coding sequence ATGGAGGAAAAACTCGAAAAGTTGAGGAACTTCATTTCCAGTTTTGAGAGCGTAGCTGTCGCTTTTAGCGGAGGGGTTGACAGCTCAACACTGCTTGCTCTCACCAAGGAGGTCAATGAGGAAGTTATCGCAGTTACAGCCATCTCCCCCACAACCCCAAGAAAAGATTTGAGGGATGCGGAAAGAATTGCCCGGGAGATCGGTGTTAAACACGAGTTTATCGAGACAAATGAACTGGAAATTGATGAATTTGTCAGGAATCCCCCTGACAGGTGTTACTACTGTAAAAAGAATCTTCTGACAGCTCTGGTCAATTTTGCCAGGAGAAGGGGCATTCAGGCAGTGTTCGAGGGTACGAATGCCGATGAGCTGAAAGGACACAGACCGGGATTCAGGGCTGTTGAGGAGTTCGGGATGGTTTATTCTCCATGGGCAATGTTTGGATTTGCTAAAAAGGAGATCCGTGAGATAGCAAGACAGAGAGGTTTCTCGTTTGCCGACAAACCCTCAATGGCCTGTCTGGCGTCAAGAATACCGTTTGGAGAGAGCATAACACAGGAAAGGCTCAGGAGGGTGGAGAAGGCGGAGGAGTTAATTGTGGAAATAGTAAATGTCAGGGAGTTAAGGGTGAGGGATTTTGGCAGCATGGCTGTGATTGAGGTTGGCAAAAGTGAGAGGAGAAAACTGTTCAGTGAGGTGGTTATGGACTCAATCGTCGATGGTCTGAAGAAGCTCGGATATGAGTATATCCTCTTTGATATGGAGGGATACAGAACCGGTAAACTCTCCGGGTTTAAAGGTCACCGTCGCTCGGAGGAGGGTTAG
- a CDS encoding HesA/MoeB/ThiF family protein: MLSKEQIKRYGRQLIIFGGDKQERLLSSSVLVVGAGGLGSPVIQYLAAAGVGKIGIADGDVVEISNLNRQTIHAGNLGMNKAESAAMFVERLNPDVSVKVYPFNITPRNAREIVRCYDVVADCTDGFTPRYILNDACVLEKVPLVHAAVLRFFGQLMTVLPGTACYRCFLPEAPSDYQTCREAGITGITTGFFGLLQANEIIKLFLNMGELMTNRILCADLLSYDFDIVEVSKNEFCPACGKNGIKEMREDAYEETCRLRA; encoded by the coding sequence ATGCTTTCAAAAGAGCAGATAAAAAGATACGGCAGACAGTTGATAATCTTTGGAGGAGACAAGCAAGAAAGGTTGCTTAGTTCAAGCGTTCTTGTGGTGGGTGCTGGAGGGCTTGGCAGCCCGGTGATTCAGTATCTTGCCGCTGCGGGGGTGGGAAAGATAGGGATAGCAGACGGAGACGTTGTCGAAATCTCCAATCTGAACAGACAGACGATCCACGCAGGTAATCTGGGAATGAACAAGGCAGAGTCAGCAGCGATGTTTGTTGAAAGGCTGAATCCAGATGTGAGTGTTAAGGTTTACCCCTTCAACATCACACCGAGAAATGCAAGAGAAATTGTAAGGTGCTATGATGTGGTGGCTGACTGTACGGACGGTTTCACGCCGAGATATATCCTCAATGATGCATGCGTGCTCGAAAAGGTTCCGCTCGTTCACGCTGCAGTTCTGAGATTTTTCGGTCAGCTGATGACGGTTCTGCCCGGTACAGCGTGCTACAGGTGCTTTCTTCCCGAGGCACCCTCAGACTACCAAACATGCAGAGAGGCCGGAATTACTGGGATTACAACCGGATTTTTCGGTCTTCTCCAGGCCAACGAGATCATAAAGCTTTTTCTGAACATGGGAGAATTGATGACAAACAGAATCCTGTGTGCTGACCTGCTCAGCTACGATTTCGATATTGTGGAGGTGAGTAAAAACGAATTCTGCCCCGCATGTGGAAAAAATGGGATTAAGGAGATGAGAGAGGATGCATATGAGGAAACATGCAGACTTCGAGCTTGA
- the thsB gene encoding thermosome subunit beta, translated as MATLQGQPVLILREGTQRTIGRDAQRMNIMAARVISEAVRSTLGPKGMDKMLVDSLGDVVITNDGVTILKEIDVEHPAAKMIIEVAKTQDNEVGDGTTTAVVLAGELLKRAEELLDQDIHPAIIANGYRLAAEKALQILSEVAIPISRDDDDVLRKIASTAMTGKGAEVALEKLADIAVRAVKMIAEEKDGKVEVNTDFIKIEKRQGGSIEETELVDGIVLDKEVVHPGMPKKIENAKILLLDSALEVKETEIDAKIRITDPEKLQKFIEQEEAMLKEMVDKIVNAGANVLFCQKGIDDLAQYYLAKAGVLAVRRVKKSDMEKLSKATGAKILTDLRDISGEDLGEAAVVEERKVGDEKMVFVTGCKNPKAVTILVRGGTEHVVEEIARGLEDAVRVVACAVEDGKVVVGAGAPEIEVSLKLREWAPSLGGREQLAVEAFATALEIIPRTLAENAGIDPIDVLVELKSAHENGQTYAGVDVESGKVVDMKEKGVFEPLRVKTQAIGSATEVAVMILRIDDVIAAKGLEKEKGKGSDMPEMPEF; from the coding sequence ATGGCAACGTTACAGGGTCAACCTGTGTTGATATTGAGAGAGGGAACTCAGAGGACGATTGGTAGAGATGCTCAGAGGATGAATATTATGGCCGCAAGAGTGATTTCAGAGGCTGTGAGGAGTACTCTCGGGCCAAAAGGAATGGATAAGATGCTTGTCGATAGCCTCGGAGATGTGGTCATAACCAATGACGGTGTCACGATTTTGAAGGAAATTGATGTGGAGCATCCGGCGGCCAAAATGATAATAGAGGTTGCAAAGACCCAGGACAACGAGGTTGGAGATGGTACCACAACGGCGGTAGTTCTGGCTGGAGAGCTGCTGAAAAGGGCTGAGGAGTTGCTTGATCAGGATATCCATCCTGCAATAATCGCAAATGGTTACAGGCTTGCAGCAGAAAAAGCTCTTCAAATCTTGAGTGAGGTGGCAATCCCGATCAGCAGGGATGACGACGATGTTCTGAGGAAGATTGCCTCAACCGCAATGACGGGCAAGGGTGCAGAGGTTGCACTGGAGAAACTTGCAGACATTGCGGTTAGAGCGGTTAAAATGATTGCAGAGGAGAAGGACGGTAAGGTGGAGGTCAACACTGACTTCATCAAGATCGAAAAGAGGCAGGGTGGAAGTATTGAGGAGACCGAACTTGTTGACGGCATCGTTCTTGATAAAGAGGTTGTGCACCCCGGAATGCCCAAGAAAATAGAAAACGCAAAAATCCTGCTCCTTGACTCAGCCCTTGAGGTTAAGGAGACTGAAATAGATGCAAAGATAAGAATTACCGACCCGGAGAAGCTCCAGAAGTTCATTGAGCAGGAAGAGGCGATGCTCAAGGAGATGGTGGACAAGATCGTCAACGCCGGTGCGAACGTGCTGTTCTGCCAGAAGGGTATTGATGACCTTGCCCAGTACTATCTGGCGAAGGCAGGAGTTCTCGCAGTGAGAAGAGTTAAGAAGAGCGACATGGAGAAACTTTCAAAGGCAACCGGAGCAAAGATTCTGACAGACCTCAGAGATATAAGCGGTGAAGACCTCGGAGAGGCGGCAGTGGTCGAGGAGAGAAAGGTTGGCGATGAGAAGATGGTTTTCGTAACTGGCTGCAAGAACCCGAAGGCCGTAACAATACTCGTCAGGGGAGGAACCGAACACGTGGTTGAGGAGATCGCAAGAGGGCTTGAAGATGCTGTCAGAGTTGTGGCCTGCGCCGTAGAGGATGGTAAGGTCGTTGTTGGCGCAGGGGCTCCTGAAATCGAAGTCAGCCTGAAGCTCAGGGAGTGGGCGCCGTCCCTCGGTGGAAGGGAGCAGCTTGCAGTTGAGGCATTCGCCACAGCCCTTGAGATCATTCCAAGAACCCTTGCTGAAAACGCAGGAATTGACCCGATTGATGTCCTTGTCGAGCTGAAGTCCGCCCATGAAAACGGACAGACATACGCAGGAGTCGACGTTGAGAGTGGAAAAGTTGTTGACATGAAGGAAAAAGGTGTCTTTGAGCCTCTCAGAGTCAAGACACAGGCCATAGGGTCAGCCACAGAAGTGGCGGTAATGATCCTGAGAATCGACGACGTTATAGCAGCAAAAGGTCTCGAGAAGGAAAAGGGCAAGGGCAGTGATATGCCCGAAATGCCTGAATTCTAA
- a CDS encoding ArsR/SmtB family transcription factor, with protein sequence MKFEDWIAAGSPEEAEEYRKRFKMAIANSTRRKILEELSKSPRKVEELRAELGLDVKLLKYHLDTLEKADCIVYDGESIRLTKEGEVLAKLVQR encoded by the coding sequence GTGAAGTTCGAGGATTGGATTGCAGCCGGGTCTCCGGAGGAGGCGGAAGAGTACCGGAAAAGGTTTAAAATGGCAATAGCCAACTCTACAAGAAGAAAAATTCTTGAAGAGCTATCAAAAAGTCCCAGAAAAGTTGAAGAACTCAGAGCTGAACTTGGACTGGACGTAAAGCTGCTCAAGTACCATCTCGACACGCTGGAGAAGGCAGACTGCATAGTTTATGACGGGGAGTCGATCAGGCTGACGAAAGAAGGAGAGGTACTGGCAAAGCTCGTGCAGAGATGA
- a CDS encoding carboxymuconolactone decarboxylase family protein has translation MMKDGAIPARMKRLIAIASAVAVGCDFCVDHHVKLAYQEGISRKEIVEVILVASLVRFGSGVRYVLGESDENTGVR, from the coding sequence ATCATGAAAGATGGAGCGATACCGGCAAGGATGAAGAGGCTAATTGCGATCGCAAGTGCGGTAGCTGTTGGCTGCGACTTTTGCGTTGATCACCATGTAAAGCTTGCGTATCAAGAGGGAATAAGCAGAAAGGAGATTGTAGAGGTGATATTAGTGGCATCCCTTGTCAGATTCGGCTCTGGAGTTAGATATGTTTTGGGTGAAAGCGATGAAAATACTGGTGTGCGGTAA
- a CDS encoding sulfurtransferase TusA family protein produces MRKHADFELDLRGEVCPFTFIETKLKLEEMKSGEVLEVIVDHEPAARDVPKSIESEGHEVIDVRRDGDVWRIVVRKK; encoded by the coding sequence ATGAGGAAACATGCAGACTTCGAGCTTGATCTGAGAGGAGAAGTATGTCCCTTCACATTCATCGAGACAAAATTGAAGCTTGAAGAGATGAAAAGCGGAGAAGTTCTGGAGGTTATTGTGGATCACGAGCCTGCAGCGAGAGATGTGCCAAAAAGCATTGAAAGTGAGGGGCATGAGGTTATTGACGTTCGCAGAGATGGCGATGTATGGAGAATAGTTGTGAGAAAGAAGTAG